One window of Oncorhynchus clarkii lewisi isolate Uvic-CL-2024 unplaced genomic scaffold, UVic_Ocla_1.0 unplaced_contig_1656_pilon_pilon, whole genome shotgun sequence genomic DNA carries:
- the LOC139404543 gene encoding crystal protein-like, with product MESCHCFLLLCSLVFAMSFAEEATFENEIDLTEFIRRISSSGLLVRDQPLAINRDLRVETNSLEELGDPEDSIPIWTDEEPVIQNTLNTRTTIPDIPDYGPIVLTNNGLIKGLTVEKSHIFYGIPYADPPVATHRWKPPRPVTPWPGVHDATYPRDACMQGCSGPISDRCPQKVSENCLYLNIFVPLDVNFSSPLLTTLPVMVWIHGGDFIAGSASKPLYDGRFISNFTHTVVVSMAYRLGAFGFLVSGKDPKTSATGNYGILDQQVALLWVQQNIALFGGDPSKVTMFGESAGAQSVSLHLMVQSSKLLFKQAVFQSLPFSIPLKTRHDALKLGRDFARQANCSVSDIVCLLSLSPQAVLAAQIKSSSKVVNPFRFLEIFETWGPYVDGELIKEQAVTAFQKGHWQKEKPVLLGTTSEEGVIFVYGVFTKPVSAVECTVYTAAIFKQHALRILHKYLPLYKDIDRRDMLAQIVTDYVFLCPSRKAARAGTKVGSAVWMYVFDHVISDHSVWSGLSFCYEHVCHGAELPFLFNTASMANFTLAPPERLLSNRMLCYWGTFAHTGDPASRMQQSGFCRQQRLPAWPRYSDTSSWLVMNFTVRSHAQVGTRDHICDFWDKLGIY from the exons ATGGAGAGCTGTCACTGTTTCTTGCTGCTTTGCTCACTGGTCTTTGCGATGTCTTTTGCAGAGGAGGCAACGTTTGAGAATGAGATCGACCTTACAGAGTTTATTAGAAGGATTTCTTCCTCTGGACTACTGGTCAGGGATCAGCCTCTGGCTATCAACAGGGACCTTCGCGTTGAAACAAACTCACTGGAGGAGCTTGGAGATCCAGAGGATTCCATTCCCATCTGGACTGATGAGGAACCAGTCATCCAGAATACACTCAACACCAGGACTACCATCCCTGATATTCCTGACTATGGCCCCATAGTGTTGACCAACAATGGGTTGATCAAGGGACTCACAGTGGAAAAGTCCCACATATTTTATGGGATCCCGTACGCGGACCCACCTGTGGCCACGCACCGCTGGAAGCCCCCCAGACCGGTGACCCCGTGGCCGGGGGTCCACGACGCCACGTACCCGAGGGACGCCTGTATGCAAGGCTGCAGTGGCCCTATATCTGACAGGTGCCCTCAGAAG GTGAGTGAGAACTGCCTCTACCTCAACATATTTGTACCTCTGGATGTTAACTTCAGTTCCCCTTTACTGACAACCCTGCCAGTGATGGTGTGGATCCACGGGGGAGATTTCATTGCTGGCTCAGCCTCCAAGCCCCTGTACGATGGGAGGTTCATCAGTAACTTCACTCACACTGTGGTGGTGAGCATGGCGTATCGGCTAG GGGCGTTTGGTTTCCTCGTCTCGGGAAAAGACCCCAAAACCTCAGCAACCGGGAATTATGGGATCCTGGATCAGCAGGTTGCTCTTCTCTGGGTTCAACAAAACATTGCTCTGTTTGGAGGCGACCCCAGCAAG GTGACCATGTTTGGGGAGAGTGCAGGAGCCCAGTCAGTGAGCCTCCATCTGATGGTCCAGAGCAGTAAGCTCCTGTTCAAACAGGCTGTGTTCCAGAGCCtacccttctccatccctctcaagACCAG ACATGATGCCCTGAAGCTGGGGAGGGACTTTGCCAGACAGGCCAACTGCTCTGTGAGCGACATCGTGTGCCTGCTGTCCCTCAGTCCTCAGGCTGTCCTCGCTGCCCAGATTAAGTCAA gtTCCAAAGTGGTGAATCCCTTCAGGTTCCTGGAGATCTTTGAGACCTGGGGGCCCTACGTGGATGGAGAGCTGATCAAGGAGCAGGCTGTGACTGCCTTCCAGAAAGGCCACTGGCAGAAGGAGAAACCAGTCCTCCTTG GAACCACTTCAGAGGAGGGGGTGATATTTGTGTACGGGGTCTTCACCAAGCCTGTGTCTGCGGTGGAGTGCACCGTCTACACCGCGGCCATCTTCAAACAGCACGCCCTCAGGATTCTACACAAGTACCTGCCCCTGTACAAGGACATTGACCGACGGGACATGCTGGCTCAG ATTGTGACAGACTACGTCTTCCTTTGCCCCTCCCGCAAGGCAGCCCGGGCAGGCACCAAAGTGGGCAGCGCCGTGTGGATGTACGTCTTCGACCATGTGATATCGGACCACAGTGTGTGGTCCGGTCTGTCCTTCTGCTACGAGCACGTGTGTCACGGCGCTGAGCTGCCCTTCCTCTTCAACACTGCCTCCATGGCTAACTTCACGCTGGCCCCACCCGAGAGGCTGCTGTCCAATCGGATGTTGTGTTACTGGGGGACATTTGCCCACACCGGGGACCCGGCCTCACGGATGCAACAGAGCGGCTTCTGTAGACAGCAGCGCCTGCCGGCCTGGCCCCGCTACTCGGACACCAGCTCCTGGTTGGTCATGAACTTCACTGTCCGCTCCCATGCCCAGGTGGGCACCAGGGACCATATCTGTGACTTCTGGGACAAGCTGGGCATCTATTAG
- the LOC139404537 gene encoding uncharacterized protein: MVRKWIFSIFPGSHSIEFRSIHKPDQQPINSTLEALELFSTNEVFACENSTLYLYQDPNFILMLGHTVRYPLKLESRSTSMLLVSWKEKMQPPAAPVPVHSVSLYHSEMKAYAALSVDSTHSNHYRFTALESCSSYAACVEVAGSHSLTCLSTITDPEVPRHFQVTTWNSSSVTVSWDCPDNRKFSFFLVTVLYLNGTNHVLEERSFRHTLDTFVFSQSDLPPCSRVKFGLQTVCQAGTEARHSRMVLIKGNTVHSEIENLWQTSSGPDNYTLSWVVRNTSSISMFRIYHQGVLHYTTLLTSHTVASLLPCSQYLARVEALCGDSVVMSSKTVLARTGPRGVSELRYRPEDSTALWIGGTGQGLAFQYQLSYDNGSTIQQGRLMEPLLPLLGLIEGARYALDVWEECDGEWSADPALVCFDGVNVSVNALVLPVASTLRPNEDKVLAFIVPWLMVLDPKTEPWAELKRIYEKLLEELLKEYPIKTRVELVAFKELEGESKTKITFQGFDASITDVDLPLPPGEQLDHIQSLQPPNITVKDGIIYWDDPDECATPDLNRCDANSLCVNTLNSYTCVCQHGFYDVGPAFVPPPTPASHPVCYEKGMFTQCLTRSMAGGIAKAFLIGYFGGDVTVVLNEGRCTMEESGTLYHFHVLRKPSQCGTIRLVNRTHIEFRNTLTVTLSRERTITRRDLKVIWKCIYPRNYVRNTQINVDLEWITSHSVVEYNSSHQLGLAMTMYSDNSFSYGYRDSIALHLSDVLFFEVALLTNNTFASEVLLEVISCWATESPDPQDETKGFFLLDGCPVDSTFHWLSVNGVSQRSRFSIHMFTMPKELPIYMHCLARICSHDEDCTTNCTTHRLSKRSTARWDPYINVAVVVSAGPLMVTPEAAPGTKLSNWDEALTMIYVVGGTMGVLMLTMLGVSATKAIMNYYERARPQ; this comes from the exons ATGGTTCGGAAGTGGATATTCTCCATCTTCCCAG GTTCACATTCCATTGAGTTCAGAAGTATACATAAACCTGACCAACAGCCCATCAATAGCACTCTG GAAGCCCTGGAGTTGTTCTCCACCAATGAGGTGTTTGCGTGTGAAAACAGCACTCTGTACCTCTATCAGGATCCAAACTTCATCCTCATGCTCG GTCACACCGTGCGCTACCCCTTGAAGCTGGAGTCCAGGAGTACCTCCATGTTACTGGTGTCCTGGAAAGAGAAGATGCAGCCCCCGGCTGCCCCTGTCCCCGTCCACTCTGTGTCCCTATACCACTCTGAGATGAAGGCCTACGCTGCCCTTAGTGTGGACAGTACCCACTCCAACCACTACCGCTTCACAGCCCTGGAATCCTGCAGTTCCTATGCTGCCTGTGTGGAGGTGGCAGGCAGCCACTCGCTTACCTGTCTCTCCACTATCACAG ACCCAGAAGTCCCCAGACATTTCCAGGTGACGACGTGGAACAGCAGCAGTGTCACAGTGTCCTGGGACTGTCCCGACAACCGCAAGTTCTCCTTCTTCCTTGTCACGGTCCTCTACCTCAATGGCACCAACCATGTATTGGAGGAGAGGTCATTCAGGCACACACTGGACACCTTTGTGTTCTCTCAATCTGACCTGCCGCCCTGTAGCAGGGTGAAGTTTGGCCTGCAGACGGTGTGCCAGGCAGGCACGGAGGCTCGCCACAGCAGAATGGTCCTCATCAAAGGGAATACTG TCCACTCAGAAATCGAGAACCTGTGGCAGACCTCCTCGGGGCCGGACAACTACACCCTGAGCTGGGTGGTGAGGAACACTTCTTCTATCTCCATGTTCAGGATCTACCACCAGGGGGTGCTCCACTACACCACCCTGCTCACCAGCCACACGGTGGCCAGCCTTCTGCCGTGCAGCCAGTACTTGGCTAGAGTAGAGGCGCTGTGTGGAGACAGCGTGGTCATGAGCTCCAAGACCGTACTCGCTCGCACAG GACCCAGAGGTGTTTCAGAACTGCGCTACCGTCCTGAGGACTCTACAGCGCTGTGGATTGGTGGGACCGGACAGGGCCTGGCCTTTCAGTACCAGCTGTCTTATGACAATGGCTCGACCATCCAGCAAGGCCGGCTGATGGAGCCTTTGCTCCCCCTCCTGGGGCTCATTGAGGGTGCGCGCTATGCCCTGGACGTGTGGGAAGAGTGTGATGGCGAGTGGAGCGCCGACCCGGCCCTGGTGTGTTTCGATGGAGTCAACGTTTCCGTCAACGCCCTCGTGCTGCCGGTGGCGTCCACCCTGAGGCCGAATGAAGACAAAG TTCTAGCCTTTATTGTGCCTTGGTTAATGGTGTTGGACCCAAAGACTGAGCCCTGGGCTGAGCTGAAGCGCATCTACGAAAAACTA CTGGAGGAGCTTTTGAAAGAGTACCCAATTAAGACCAGGGTGGAGTTGGTTGCGTTCAAGGAGCTGGAAGGCGAATCCAAAACTAAGATTACCTTTCAAGGCTTTGACGCTTCCATAACCGACGTAGACTTACCGCTACCACCTGGCGAGCAGCTGGACCATATCCAGTCCCTCCAGCCGCCCAATATCACAGTCAAGGACGGGATCATCTACTGGGATG ACCCAGATGAGTGTGCGACGCCTGACCTGAACAGGTGTGATGCCAACTCTTTGTGCGTCAACACTCTGAACTCCTATACCTGTGTGTGTCAACATGGCTTCTATGACGTCGGGCCCGCCTTCGTTCCCCCTCCTACCCCTGCCTCACATCCTGTCTGTTATG AAAAAGGGATGTTCACCCAGTGCCTGACGAGATCGATGGCCGGAGGTATCGCCAAAGCCTTCCTGATTGGCTACTTTGGTGGCGACGTGACGGTTGTCTTGAATGAAGGCCGTTGTACCATGGAGGAGAGCGGGACGCTCTACCACTTCCACGTGTTGCGTAAACCCTCGCAGTGTGGAACGATACGGCTG gtgaacaGAACACACATCGAGTTCCGGAATACTCTGACAGTGACCTTGAGCAGAGAGAGGACCATCACACGAAGAGATCTCAAGGTTATCTGGAAGTGCATCTACCCCCGGAACTATGTCCGCAACACCCAGATAAACGTAGATCTGGAGTG gATCACCTCCCACTCTGTGGTGGAGTACAACTCCTCCCATCAGCTGGGTCTGGCCATGACCATGTACAGCGACAACTCCTTCTCCTACGGCTACAGAGACTCCATCGCCCTCCACCTCAGTGACGTACTCTTCTTCGAGGTGGCCCTCCTGACAAACAACACGTTCGCCTCGGAGGTCCTGCTAGAAGTGATTTCCTGCTGGGCCACAGAGAGCCCGGATCCACAAGACGAAACCAAGGGCTTCTTTCTCCTAGATGG CTGCCCTGTTGACAGCACCTTTCATTGGCTGTCTGTGAACGGTGTGTCACAGAGGAGCAGATTCTCCATTCACATGTTCACTATGCCCAAGGAGTTACCCATCTACATGCACTGCCTGGCCCGGATATGCAGTCACGATGAGGACTGTACTACG AACTGTACCACCCACAGACTTTCAAAGAGATCAACAGCTAGATGGGATCCATACATCAATGTAGCTGTGGTCGTGTCTGCAGGACCACTGATGGTCACCCCCGAGGCGGCACCAGGGACCAAACTCTCCAACT GGGATGAGGCTTTGACAATGATCTACGTTGTGGGAGGAACCATGGGTGTCTTGATGTTGACGATGCTTGGTGTGAGCGCAACAAAGGCTATAATGAATTATTATGAGAGAGCAAGGCCTCAATAA